The DNA window CTCCCCGAAGCCAAGCCGGCAGCAAAACTTCTATTTTCCCACCGACCATCAACCATTCAATCCTCCCGGAAGAATTATCACGACGGTCAGCAGAATTTCCATCCCCCGAAATATGGTGATTTTCGCAGATTCTGTGTAATTTTGCAACGTATTCACTGCCATTCCACACGGAGCGGACCGCAGACCGGCAGTGTGACATAATGCAACCACGACAAAAAACGGACTCAACTATTACAACCCTACGGATTATGAAGCGCTATCTCAAACATCTTTTACAATTGATCCTTTCGCCCGGTAACGGCTGGGAGGACATTGACAAAGCCGATATTCCTCCGCGCGACATTGCCGTCAAGGGTTACTATCCGCTAATAGCACTCACATCTGTCAGCGTGTTCATGCAGGGTGTCTACCACCACGAGGAATTCATCGTGCTGTTCATGCGTATGATCATGAGCTTCCTTGTCTATTTTGTGTCATACTTCTTCGGAGTCTTCGCACTGTCGCTTTTCGTAGAACCCACCCTCGAAAAACGCTATAACGAGACTCGGAGCAACACGTTTGTGCTCTACACGCTCGGCCTCCTCGCTTTGATATCGCTCGTGATCAACGTCCTGCCGGTGACAAAAGAAATGCTCTTTTTCCTCCCCTTCTATGTGGCGCTTATCCAGTGGAAAGGCTGCCGCTACATGGAAGTGAGCAAAGACCGCACCGGTCTGTTCATGATTATCGCCATCCTCGGCGTGCTCATGCCTCTCTACATTTTCTATTTCCTGTTTTCACTTGTTATAGGATAAGACAATCCATCAGACACACAAAGCCAATTATGATTTCAAAAGACATAAATATAAAAAACAAACGCGCCACCTATGACTATGCCATCAGCGATACGTTTACCGCAGGCATAGTCCTCACCGGGACAGAAATCAAATCAATCCGTCAGGGCAAAGCTTCGCTCGCCGACACATTCTGCTATGTCGACAAGGGCGAGGTATGGGTCAAAAACATGTATATAGCCGAATATTTCTACGGCACTTACAACAACCACGCCGCCCGTCGCGACCGAAAGCTCCTGCTCAACAAAAAGGAAATCGCGAAACTCGAAAAAAACGGCAAGGAGACCGGATTTACCATCATCCCGCTGCGCCTGTTCATCAACGACCGCGGACTTGCAAAACTTGTCATCGGAATAGCCCGTGGTAAGAAGGAATACGACAAGCGACAGTCAATCAAGGAGCGCGAAGACAAGGTGACGATGGCACGCATGATGCAGAAATAAGCCGCGCTCCACAGCACGGCGTCCTCCATGAGCGCCCTACACACCGCCTTATTCTACGGCAATACAAGTATATGACTGCGCCCGTCGCTGTCAACCGCATGATACCAGACCGCTTCGGCGGTCTGTTTTTTCATCCTCACGCTTTCAAGCGCGATGTCGCTGCCGTCGACAGTCAGTCCCGAACCCTCAAACAGAGAATCAGTTCTCATAGTTCCGGCCACGAATCCTACACGCGACGTGCCGTCGAGGTCAATCAGCTCCCGCCGCCCGTCGGCATGGACTTTCACCAATACTCCGGCTCTGTCAAACCGCAGCGTCACACCACGGCCGTCGTAGCGCACCACTCCGTCGGCAAGTTCAGCCGTAAAATCAAAATCCTTGTCTGTCGGACCGGGACGGTCACCGCCGGAAGGCTTTGGAGGTTTCACCTCTTCCTTGCCCCCGTTACCATCCGCCCCTTCTTCCCGCCGTGGAGCGTCATAACCGCGTTCACACCCCTGCGATGCAACCAGCACAATACAGAGAACCATCACTGGCAGCCACTTCACCATCATGCGTCTCAATATTATCTCTCTCCGTCTCATTTCCTTTCCACTTTGATCATGACAATACCTCGCTCACCCGTCGAAGCCGACGAGTAGGCAAACTTATGCGTCCCGGCACCAAGCTCGGCCGGAACGACGAAATCAGACGATACTGGGATTCCGTTGACCGTCCATGCCGCATCCGCAGGAACTTCCGGAGAAAACAGGTCGATGCGCGCGTCGGCCAGAGTATAGACCCCGCGCAACGGCATCGGCTCTCCGTCGACCACAAACTGCTCGTCCCTGTGGATGCCCCACAGATATTCGGCAAGTTCTGGATAGTCCACAAAAGGATTACGGTTGCCCTGCAGGCGCTCTCCGCGCTCGTTTTTCGCAATTTCGTGAACCGACGGTGGATTCGCCCTGTGCCAGTCGAGCAGCAGCGGTATCGCATAGTCCGTAAGCCCCGGATAGGCATATCCGACCATCATCATATACGCACGCTCAGTCCATGTCGCCACATGGTAGACAACAGCCATATACATGAAAGCCCTTGCCAGCTCACCGCGCAATGCCGCAGGAGGGCTGTAAGCCTCGGTCTCCACACCGTAAAGCACCGTCAGCCCTGCGCTCCACAAACCGTTGCTGTATGCCGGTTTCCCGACACTTTCCACCGGTGCAAGGTCACGGCGGTAGCTTCTCACGTCGCCACACAAAGGCACTATGTTGTAGATGTCACCGCTCACAGCCGCCCCGTAGACCTCCCACGAATTTGACCACCATTCAGCCGGAATCAGGCAGCCCCATTCATAGCCATCCGGGAGCGCTCCGGACTTGATTTCGACAGCTGTCCCAGTAAATTCATCGGTCATCCCGAAATTCAGATCATGTCGCTGCACCACGGCCGAAGGACGGCTCGACGAGGCCACCGCCTCAAGCAGCGCCGCCCCCTTTTTACCGTTAAAGGGCACTCCGGCCACCGCAAAGGTGATGGCCGAAGCGCCCGATATCATTATCATGGAGACAAAGCGTCTCATCGTGATTCAGTATTTTTGAGTGAGGTAGAGAGTTTTATTTTGGCCGTCGCCGGGCAATCCCGGCGGCAGTCCCGGTCAGCGACACGGATTATACGTAGCCTCTGACTATGCCGCGCTTGGAGTTGCGGACGAAAAGGATGATTTCATCGCGCTCCTTGGTCGCAGGCAGCTCGGCCTCGATACGCTCGACGGCATCCGAGTTGTTCAGACCCGAGAGATAGAGGTAGCGGTATGTTTCCTGAATATCGCGGATGGTCTCGTTTGAGAAACCGCGGCGGCGCAGACCGATGGAGTTGACTCCGGCGTATGCGATGGGATCGCGTCCGGCCTTGACGTATGGAGGAATATCCTTGTTGACAAGAGCGCCGCCCTGAAGCATCACATGCGGACCGATGTGACAGAACTGATGGATGAGCGCACCGCCGCCGATCACTGCGTAATCGTCGATGACGACCTCGCCGGCACACTGCACGGCATTCGACATAATCACATTGTCGCCAACAACACAGTCATGAGCCACATGGCAGTAGGCCATGATGAGACAGTTGCTTCCAACGACGGTCTTGCCCTTCGAAGCTGTGCCGCGGTGGACAGTGACACATTCGCGGATTACGGTGTTGTCGCCGATTATGGCAACCGAATCCTCGCCTCTGAACTTCAGATCCTGAGGAGGGCCCGAAATCACAGCGCCGGGAAAAATGGTGCAGTTCTTGCCGATCCGCGCACCATCCATGATTGTCACGTTAGAACCGATGCGTGTTCCCTCACCGATTTCAACGTTCTGTTCTATGGTCACAAACGGATCTATCACCACGCTGGGATGAATCTTCGCAGCGGGATGGACGTATGCTAAAGGTTGTTTCATTGCTAAGATTTTATTTGTTCTTGATAATCTGGGCCATGAACTCACACTCGGTGACAATCTTCTCGCCGACGAAAGCATAGCCCTTCATCATGGCGCATCCGCGACGAAGCTCGGTCATGAACGACACGTGGAAAATCAGCGTATCGCCCGGGACTACCTTCTGGCGGAACTTCACATTGTCTATCTTCATGAAATAGGTCGAGTAGCGCTCCGGCTCGTCGAGTCCGCTGAGCACGAGCAGACCGCCGGTCTGCGCCATAGCCTCGATCTGAAGCACTCCGGGCAACACGGGCTCTTGCGGGAAATGTCCTTGGAAGAATGGTTCGTTGACGGTGATGTTCTTCACGCCCACGATATAGTTAGTGCCTTTCTCGATGATTTTGTCAACGAGAAGGAAAGGATAGCGGTGGGGGATGAGCTCGCGGATACGGTTGTTGTCCATCAGCGGCTCTTTATTGGGATTGTAGACGGGTGCCTGTACCTCCTGATGCTTGATTTCGCGACGGATTTTCTTTGCAAAAGTGGTATTGATCGAATGACCCGGACGTGTGGCGATGACACGGCCCTTGAGCGGACGGCCGATGAGTGCGATGTCGCCTATAAGATCGAGAAGCTTATGGCGTGCGGGCTCGTTCTCATTGGTCAGAGGCGCGTCGTTGATATAGCCGAACTCGCTGACATCCTTGCGCGGCACATTCATCAGGTCGGCAAGACGGTCAAGCTCCGACTGTTCCATAGGGGTGTCGTAGATGACAATCGCGTTGTCGAGGTCGCCTCCCTTGATGAGATTACCCTTGACAAGCGGCTCGATTTCGCGCACGAACACGAATGTGCGGCTCGATCCGATTTCCGAAGCGAAATTATCCATCGTGTCGAGAGTCGCAAACTGGTTGTTGAGCACCACGGAATTGAAATCAATCTTCACGTCAGCCGAAAATTCATCATCGGGCAGCACGAGGATCGACGAACCTGTAGCCTCGTCGCGGACTTCGATCTTCGATTTGATATAGAAGAAATCCTTGTCGGCTTTCTGGTCCTGAAGCCCTACGCGGGCAATCTCCTCGCAGTAATAGCGTGCGCTACCGTCGAGGATCGGCATTTCAGGCGCGTTGACCTCGATAAGCACATTGTCGACACCTGCGGCATAGAGAGCAGCCATTGCATGCTCGATTGTAGAGACACGCGCTTCACCCTTAGCGATTACAG is part of the Duncaniella dubosii genome and encodes:
- a CDS encoding bifunctional UDP-3-O-[3-hydroxymyristoyl] N-acetylglucosamine deacetylase/3-hydroxyacyl-ACP dehydratase yields the protein MNQKTLNGEFTLTGKGLHTGLEITARFMPAPDNHGYKFKRVDLEGQPEIDALAENVVATNRGTVIAKGEARVSTIEHAMAALYAAGVDNVLIEVNAPEMPILDGSARYYCEEIARVGLQDQKADKDFFYIKSKIEVRDEATGSSILVLPDDEFSADVKIDFNSVVLNNQFATLDTMDNFASEIGSSRTFVFVREIEPLVKGNLIKGGDLDNAIVIYDTPMEQSELDRLADLMNVPRKDVSEFGYINDAPLTNENEPARHKLLDLIGDIALIGRPLKGRVIATRPGHSINTTFAKKIRREIKHQEVQAPVYNPNKEPLMDNNRIRELIPHRYPFLLVDKIIEKGTNYIVGVKNITVNEPFFQGHFPQEPVLPGVLQIEAMAQTGGLLVLSGLDEPERYSTYFMKIDNVKFRQKVVPGDTLIFHVSFMTELRRGCAMMKGYAFVGEKIVTECEFMAQIIKNK
- the lpxA gene encoding acyl-ACP--UDP-N-acetylglucosamine O-acyltransferase; protein product: MKQPLAYVHPAAKIHPSVVIDPFVTIEQNVEIGEGTRIGSNVTIMDGARIGKNCTIFPGAVISGPPQDLKFRGEDSVAIIGDNTVIRECVTVHRGTASKGKTVVGSNCLIMAYCHVAHDCVVGDNVIMSNAVQCAGEVVIDDYAVIGGGALIHQFCHIGPHVMLQGGALVNKDIPPYVKAGRDPIAYAGVNSIGLRRRGFSNETIRDIQETYRYLYLSGLNNSDAVERIEAELPATKERDEIILFVRNSKRGIVRGYV
- the smpB gene encoding SsrA-binding protein SmpB — its product is MISKDINIKNKRATYDYAISDTFTAGIVLTGTEIKSIRQGKASLADTFCYVDKGEVWVKNMYIAEYFYGTYNNHAARRDRKLLLNKKEIAKLEKNGKETGFTIIPLRLFINDRGLAKLVIGIARGKKEYDKRQSIKEREDKVTMARMMQK
- a CDS encoding endonuclease gives rise to the protein MIMISGASAITFAVAGVPFNGKKGAALLEAVASSSRPSAVVQRHDLNFGMTDEFTGTAVEIKSGALPDGYEWGCLIPAEWWSNSWEVYGAAVSGDIYNIVPLCGDVRSYRRDLAPVESVGKPAYSNGLWSAGLTVLYGVETEAYSPPAALRGELARAFMYMAVVYHVATWTERAYMMMVGYAYPGLTDYAIPLLLDWHRANPPSVHEIAKNERGERLQGNRNPFVDYPELAEYLWGIHRDEQFVVDGEPMPLRGVYTLADARIDLFSPEVPADAAWTVNGIPVSSDFVVPAELGAGTHKFAYSSASTGERGIVMIKVERK